One window from the genome of Deinococcus sp. NW-56 encodes:
- a CDS encoding DNA-directed RNA polymerase subunit beta, protein MTLTNQKPRIERFGEITEVIPLPELTEVQVNSFKAFLQDDRAPDQRDNAGLQSAFREVFPIDETEKGRSTGLVLDFLEYRLGEAPYTPEECREKDLTYQAPMYAKLQLIHKDSGLIKEDQVFLGDLPLMTDDGSFVINGADRVVISQIHRSPGVYFTSSYKGIKKLYTAAIIPMPKRGPWIELEFAGGVLEMKVNKRKFPVAMLLRVLGYDDAGLRALFTEFDADLELPEDKSAGMSADEALLRLFTVLRPGDPPKRDKAIQYLYGLLADPKRYDLGDPGRFKMNTKLGTTRQERTLLTFQDGRFSDAGLVDTIRYLMALQHGLETVTIGADEDGVANEVPVTEDDIDHLGNRRVRTVGELLADQLRVGMGRMARGVRERMLLGNPDAATPTKLVNNRPIVAAMREFFGRSQLSQFKDQTNPLSDLRHKRRISALGPGGLTRERAGFDVRDVHRTHYGRICPIETPEGANIGLISSLSSYSKVNELGFIEAPYRRVENGRVTDDVVYMTADIEDRYTIAQANSPLNADGTFADERVLARRKGDPLLYTPDEVDFMDVSPKQIVSINTSLIPFLEHDDANRALMGSNMQSQAVPLVRADSPAVGTGVEERVVTDSGTSVISDVTGRVSYVDSRVIQVTLTEDAPQAGMVTGNVRTFELVRFTRSNQGTNLDQHPIVNVGDEIVRGQVIADGPASDLGRLALGQNITIAIMPFDGFNFEDAICISEGLVRKDFYTSVHIEKDEIEARDTKLGPEKITRDIPGLSEAALRDLDEDGIVRVGAEVKPGDILVGKTSFKGESEPTPEERLLRSIFGEKAREVKDTSLRVQSGQGGIVVKTVRFRRGDEGVDLKPGVREMVRVYVAQKRQLQVGDKVANRHGNKGVVSKILPPEDMPYLEDGTPVDLVFNPLGVPSRMNLGQILETHLGEVARLTGQKFVTPVFDSATEVAIKEMLEVAAAERLQRRKDEGFELDKREQEVLDRAGKLGVIGQPGEDYEAAQMQLARTGKSILFDGRTGEPISGPVVVGTMYVMKLYHMVEDKLHARSTGPYSLITQQPLGGKAQFGGQRFGEMEVWALEAYGAAHTLQEMLTIKSDDIDGRDAAYQSIVKGEEVSGSTIPESFKVLVKELHSLGLDVEVLDNGDRPVDIFEGMMPKR, encoded by the coding sequence ATGACCCTGACGAATCAGAAACCGCGCATCGAGCGGTTCGGTGAGATCACCGAAGTGATCCCGCTTCCCGAACTGACCGAGGTGCAGGTCAACTCCTTCAAGGCCTTCTTGCAAGACGACCGCGCCCCCGACCAGCGCGACAACGCGGGGCTTCAAAGCGCCTTCCGTGAGGTCTTCCCTATCGACGAGACCGAGAAGGGCCGCTCGACGGGGCTGGTGCTGGACTTCCTGGAGTATCGCCTCGGTGAGGCCCCCTATACCCCGGAGGAGTGCCGCGAGAAGGACCTGACCTATCAGGCCCCGATGTACGCCAAGCTGCAACTGATCCACAAGGACTCCGGCCTGATCAAGGAAGACCAGGTGTTCCTGGGCGACCTGCCGCTGATGACCGACGACGGTTCCTTCGTCATCAACGGGGCCGACCGCGTGGTGATCTCGCAGATTCACCGCTCGCCCGGCGTGTACTTCACGTCCTCCTACAAGGGGATCAAGAAGCTGTACACGGCGGCGATCATCCCCATGCCCAAGCGCGGTCCCTGGATCGAGCTGGAGTTCGCGGGCGGCGTGCTGGAGATGAAGGTCAACAAGCGCAAGTTCCCGGTGGCGATGCTGCTGCGCGTGCTGGGCTACGACGACGCAGGGCTCCGGGCGCTCTTCACCGAGTTCGACGCCGACCTCGAACTGCCCGAGGACAAGAGCGCGGGCATGAGCGCGGACGAGGCGCTGCTGCGCCTGTTCACCGTGCTGCGCCCCGGCGATCCCCCCAAGCGTGACAAGGCGATCCAGTACCTCTACGGCCTGCTGGCCGACCCCAAGCGCTACGACCTGGGCGATCCCGGCCGCTTCAAGATGAACACCAAGCTGGGCACCACCCGCCAGGAGCGCACCCTGCTCACCTTCCAGGACGGCCGCTTCAGCGACGCCGGGCTGGTGGACACCATCCGCTACCTGATGGCCCTCCAGCACGGGCTGGAAACGGTGACCATCGGCGCGGATGAGGACGGCGTGGCGAACGAGGTGCCCGTCACCGAGGACGACATCGACCACCTCGGCAACCGCCGCGTGCGCACGGTGGGCGAACTGCTCGCCGACCAACTCCGCGTGGGCATGGGCCGCATGGCGCGGGGCGTGCGCGAGCGCATGCTGCTCGGGAACCCCGATGCGGCGACCCCCACCAAGCTGGTGAACAACCGCCCCATCGTGGCGGCGATGCGCGAGTTCTTCGGGCGCAGCCAGCTCTCGCAGTTCAAGGACCAGACCAACCCGCTCTCCGACCTGCGCCACAAGCGCCGCATCTCGGCCCTGGGGCCGGGCGGCCTGACCCGCGAACGCGCGGGCTTCGACGTGCGTGACGTGCACCGCACGCACTACGGGCGCATCTGCCCGATCGAGACGCCCGAAGGCGCCAACATCGGCCTGATCTCCTCGCTGTCCTCATACTCGAAGGTCAACGAGCTGGGCTTTATCGAGGCCCCGTACCGCCGGGTCGAGAACGGGCGCGTCACCGACGACGTGGTCTACATGACCGCCGATATCGAGGACCGCTACACCATCGCGCAGGCGAACTCCCCGTTGAACGCGGACGGCACCTTCGCCGATGAGCGCGTGCTGGCCCGCCGCAAGGGGGACCCGCTGCTGTACACGCCCGACGAAGTGGACTTCATGGACGTGTCGCCCAAGCAGATCGTCTCCATCAACACCAGCCTCATCCCCTTTCTGGAGCACGATGACGCCAACCGGGCGCTGATGGGCTCGAACATGCAGTCGCAGGCCGTGCCGCTCGTTCGCGCCGACAGCCCCGCCGTGGGCACGGGCGTCGAGGAGCGCGTCGTCACCGACTCGGGCACCAGCGTGATCAGCGACGTGACGGGCCGCGTGAGCTACGTGGACTCGCGCGTGATCCAGGTGACGCTGACCGAGGACGCGCCACAGGCGGGCATGGTGACGGGCAACGTCCGTACCTTCGAACTCGTGCGCTTCACCCGCTCCAACCAGGGCACCAACCTCGACCAGCACCCCATCGTGAACGTGGGCGACGAGATCGTGCGCGGGCAGGTCATCGCGGACGGCCCCGCCTCTGACCTCGGGCGCCTCGCGCTCGGGCAGAACATCACCATCGCGATCATGCCCTTCGACGGCTTCAACTTCGAAGACGCGATCTGCATCTCCGAGGGTCTGGTCCGCAAGGACTTCTACACCTCGGTCCACATCGAGAAAGACGAGATCGAGGCCCGCGACACCAAGCTCGGCCCGGAAAAGATCACCCGCGACATTCCCGGCCTGTCCGAGGCGGCGCTGCGTGACCTCGACGAGGACGGCATCGTGCGCGTGGGCGCGGAGGTCAAGCCCGGCGACATCCTGGTGGGCAAGACCAGCTTCAAGGGCGAGTCCGAACCGACCCCCGAAGAGCGCCTGCTGCGCTCGATCTTCGGGGAGAAGGCCCGCGAGGTGAAGGACACCTCCCTGCGCGTGCAGTCCGGTCAGGGCGGCATCGTGGTGAAGACGGTGCGCTTCCGCCGCGGCGACGAAGGCGTGGACCTCAAGCCCGGCGTGCGTGAGATGGTGCGCGTGTACGTGGCCCAGAAGCGCCAGCTTCAGGTGGGCGACAAGGTGGCGAACCGCCACGGGAACAAGGGCGTGGTCTCCAAGATCCTGCCCCCCGAGGACATGCCCTACCTGGAAGACGGCACCCCCGTGGACCTCGTGTTCAACCCGCTCGGCGTGCCCTCCCGCATGAACCTCGGCCAGATTCTGGAAACGCACCTCGGCGAAGTGGCGCGTCTGACCGGGCAGAAGTTCGTGACGCCCGTGTTCGACTCCGCGACCGAAGTGGCGATCAAGGAGATGCTGGAAGTCGCCGCCGCCGAGCGCCTGCAGCGCCGCAAGGACGAGGGCTTCGAACTCGATAAGCGCGAGCAGGAGGTGCTCGACCGCGCCGGGAAGCTCGGCGTGATCGGCCAGCCGGGCGAGGACTACGAGGCCGCCCAGATGCAGCTCGCCCGCACCGGCAAGAGCATCCTGTTCGACGGGCGCACCGGCGAGCCGATCTCTGGTCCGGTCGTGGTGGGCACCATGTACGTCATGAAGCTCTACCACATGGTGGAGGACAAGCTGCACGCCCGCTCCACCGGCCCCTACAGCCTGATCACCCAGCAGCCGCTGGGCGGCAAGGCGCAGTTCGGCGGCCAGCGCTTCGGCGAGATGGAAGTGTGGGCGCTCGAAGCCTACGGCGCGGCGCACACACTTCAGGAGATGCTGACCATCAAGTCCGACGACATCGACGGCCGCGACGCCGCCTACCAGAGCATCGTCAAGGGCGAGGAAGTCTCCGGCAGCACCATCCCCGAGTCCTTCAAGGTGCTCGTCAAGGAGCTGCACTCCCTCGGTCTGGATGTCGAGGTGCTCGACAACGGGGACCGTCCGGTGGACATCTTCGAAGGGATGATGCCGAAGCGCTAA
- a CDS encoding cold-shock protein — protein sequence MAVGRVKWFNAEKGYGFIETEGSEDVFAHFSAIQAQGFKKLNEGDEVEFEIEAGQRGKGPQAKNIVVTKAAPAPAYGDRPQRRDDRW from the coding sequence ATGGCAGTAGGCAGAGTGAAGTGGTTTAACGCGGAAAAGGGTTACGGATTCATCGAGACGGAAGGCAGCGAGGACGTGTTCGCGCACTTCAGCGCCATCCAGGCTCAGGGCTTCAAGAAGCTCAACGAGGGCGATGAGGTCGAGTTCGAGATTGAAGCCGGCCAGCGCGGCAAGGGTCCCCAGGCCAAGAACATCGTCGTGACGAAGGCCGCTCCGGCCCCCGCCTACGGCGACCGCCCCCAGCGCCGCGACGACCGCTGGTAA
- the rplL gene encoding 50S ribosomal protein L7/L12, whose translation MAYDKQALIDQLSTLTIMELADLIDGLKETWGVTAAVAVAGGGAAAAAPVEEKTEFDVVLIDAGSSKINVIKEIRAITGLGLKEAKDLSEKGGALKEGVSKDDAEKMKAQLEAAGARVELK comes from the coding sequence ATGGCTTACGACAAGCAGGCTCTGATCGACCAGCTCAGCACCCTCACCATCATGGAACTCGCCGACCTCATCGACGGTCTCAAGGAGACCTGGGGCGTGACCGCCGCCGTGGCCGTCGCGGGTGGCGGCGCCGCTGCCGCCGCGCCCGTCGAGGAGAAGACCGAGTTCGACGTCGTGCTGATCGACGCCGGCTCGAGCAAGATCAACGTCATTAAGGAAATCCGCGCCATCACCGGCCTGGGGCTGAAGGAAGCCAAGGACCTCAGCGAGAAGGGCGGCGCCCTCAAGGAAGGCGTTAGCAAGGACGACGCCGAGAAGATGAAGGCGCAGCTCGAGGCCGCTGGCGCCCGCGTCGAACTGAAGTAA